The proteins below are encoded in one region of Saccopteryx leptura isolate mSacLep1 chromosome 1, mSacLep1_pri_phased_curated, whole genome shotgun sequence:
- the MRGPRX2 gene encoding LOW QUALITY PROTEIN: mas-related G-protein coupled receptor member X2 (The sequence of the model RefSeq protein was modified relative to this genomic sequence to represent the inferred CDS: substituted 1 base at 1 genomic stop codon) codes for MHXGLNSCFCSSSTSRGFPSVTPSVTVVQTERTSINGSEQTLQETFEMEIRILKLLSVIVALVGLPGNMVVLWLLGFCIRRNAFSVYVLNLAAADFLLLCCYIIHAVKMLIKSFFSFSIHIPQFFIIMLVFAYVTGLSILGAISTERCLSVLWPIWYRCRRPRHMSGVMCSLLWALSLILSCLEGNYCGFLIRNYHDDLCQVIDYITFTWLILLFVLLCGTSLALLTRLLCGSQRVQLTQLYVTVMLTVLAFLLCGLPFGIHWFLVIWFQEDFAAYVHSYLVTGLLSCVNSCANPIIYFFVGSFRQRWWKRRQSLRLVLQRALQRALQDTPKGDEHGESLPQETLEMSGSSLVS; via the coding sequence ATGCACTAGGGCCTCAACTCTTGTTTCTGTTCCAGTAGCACCAGTAGAGGGTTTCCAAGTGTGACTCCATCTGTCACTGTTGTGCAGACCGAACGCACATCAATAAATGGAAGTGAACAGACCCTTCAAGAAACTTTCGAAATGGAGATCAGAATCTTAAAATTACTGTCAGTCATCGTTGCCCTGGTTGGGCTGCCAGGAAACATGGTTGTGCTCTGGCTCCTGGGCTTCTGCATACGGAGGAACGCCTTCTCCGTCTACGTCCTCAACCTGGCAGCAGCCGACTTCCTCTTGCTCTGCTGCTATATTATACATGCCGTGAAGATGCTCATCaagtccttcttttccttctccataCACATCCCGCAGTTTTTCATCATTATGTTGGTCTTTGCCTACGTCACAGGCCTGAGCATTCTCGGAGCCATTAGCACAGAGCGCTGCCTGTCGGTCCTGTGGCCCATCTGGTACCGCTGCCGCCGCCCCAGACACATGTCAGGGGTTATGTGTTCCCTACTCTGGGCCCTGTCCCTGATCCTGAGCTGCTTGGAAGGAAACTATTGTGGCTTCCTGATTAGGAATTACCATGATGATTTGTGTCAAGTGATTGATTACATCACCTTCACGTGGCTGATTCTGTTATTTGTGCTTCTCTGTGGGACCAGCCTGGCCCTGCTGACCAGACTGCTGTGTGGCTCCCAGCGGGTGCAGCTGACCCAGCTCTATGTGACTGTCATGCTCACGGTGCTGGCCTTCCTCCTCTGCGGCCTGCCCTTCGGTATCCACTGGTTCCTCGTTATCTGGTTTCAAGAAGATTTCGCTGCCTATGTTCATAGCTACCTGGTTACAGGTCTCCTGTCCTGTGTCAACAGCTGTGCAAACCCCATCATTTACTTCTTCGTTGGCTCCTTTAGGCAGCGATGGTGGAAGCGGCGACAGAGCCTGAGGCTAGTTCTGCAGAGGGCTCTGCAGAGGGCTCTGCAGGACACTCCCAAAGGGGATGAACATGGGGAAAGCCTTCCTCAGGAAACCCTGGAGATGTCGGGAAGCAGTCTGGTGTCCTGA